The proteins below are encoded in one region of Sphingobacterium sp. R2:
- a CDS encoding alpha-L-arabinofuranosidase C-terminal domain-containing protein — translation MKKVVSLMLALAGLGFSAAAQSPIALNIQLDKPSGKISPHMWGVFFEDINLGADGGIYAELVKNRSFEFDEPWMGWKKLENGVEGTYLLVNDSKRKGNKRYLRLNNTSNLKLGLQNEGFRGMGVKAGEAYEFSLQYQSTAKGMTIHVELLDPQNKIIGAAELPLDPVGSWSEAAVKFPVNQTTDKAKLNVWFTGEGTLDVDMLSLFPVDTWKGRRKGLRKDMVQMLADMKPGFIRFPGGCIVEGRDLANRFQWKKTVGPISERELIINRWNTEFKHRLTPDYFQTFGLGFFEYFLLAEDIGATAVPILNCGMACQYNTGEVVPLDELDEYVQDALDLIEFANGSTATKWGKLRAEMGHPEPFHLKMLGVGNENWGPQYIERLAIFKKALNEKHPEIKIIASSGTDPEGDRFDFLDDKLRAMNIDIIDEHYYRPPSWFLSSASRYDNYNRNGAKIFAGEYASHTTRPNGPGKSTWEAALSEAAFMTGLERNGDVVEMASYAPLFGHVDGWQWSPDLIWVDNLQVYGTPSYQVQKLYATNRGTAIIPIMRDGESVAGKDSLYASAVYDEASKELIVKVVNYNSQPKKVNLDVVSKKKLTATAHLVTLANADLNVSNSLEEPLNIRPKESTVVYNGKKLVNTLAPYSFTLIRLSTK, via the coding sequence AAAATATCGCCACATATGTGGGGGGTATTTTTTGAGGATATTAACTTGGGCGCTGATGGGGGGATCTATGCTGAATTGGTGAAGAATAGATCCTTTGAATTTGATGAACCTTGGATGGGTTGGAAGAAGCTCGAAAACGGTGTTGAGGGTACTTATTTGCTGGTGAATGACAGTAAGCGTAAGGGAAATAAACGGTATTTAAGATTAAATAATACAAGCAATCTAAAATTAGGATTGCAAAATGAAGGCTTTAGGGGAATGGGGGTGAAAGCGGGAGAAGCATATGAGTTTTCTTTACAATACCAAAGTACTGCGAAAGGAATGACGATCCACGTTGAGTTGCTTGATCCTCAAAATAAGATAATTGGGGCCGCTGAACTTCCTCTTGATCCCGTCGGATCGTGGTCGGAAGCTGCGGTCAAATTTCCTGTTAACCAAACTACAGACAAGGCTAAATTAAATGTTTGGTTTACAGGTGAGGGCACTTTAGATGTCGATATGTTGTCTTTATTTCCCGTCGACACTTGGAAAGGGAGACGAAAGGGCTTGCGTAAAGACATGGTTCAAATGCTTGCAGATATGAAGCCTGGTTTTATCCGGTTTCCGGGAGGTTGTATTGTGGAAGGTAGAGATTTGGCCAATCGATTTCAATGGAAAAAAACGGTTGGTCCAATTAGTGAACGAGAACTGATTATTAACCGTTGGAATACCGAATTTAAACATCGTTTAACGCCAGATTATTTCCAAACTTTTGGCTTAGGTTTCTTCGAATATTTTTTATTGGCAGAAGATATCGGCGCCACTGCGGTGCCTATTCTTAATTGTGGGATGGCTTGTCAGTATAATACAGGCGAAGTTGTACCATTAGATGAGTTAGATGAGTATGTTCAGGATGCCTTGGATCTGATTGAATTTGCCAACGGCTCCACTGCTACAAAATGGGGTAAATTGCGTGCAGAAATGGGGCATCCCGAACCCTTTCATCTCAAAATGTTAGGCGTTGGAAATGAAAATTGGGGACCTCAATATATTGAACGTCTGGCCATTTTTAAGAAGGCATTGAACGAAAAGCATCCAGAGATCAAAATTATAGCGAGTTCAGGTACTGATCCAGAGGGGGACCGCTTTGATTTCTTAGATGATAAGTTGCGTGCCATGAATATCGATATCATAGATGAACATTATTATCGCCCACCATCCTGGTTTCTTTCAAGTGCGAGCCGTTATGATAATTACAACCGGAACGGCGCAAAGATTTTTGCGGGCGAATACGCTTCACATACGACAAGACCAAATGGTCCTGGAAAAAGTACGTGGGAGGCAGCACTTTCTGAAGCTGCATTCATGACTGGTCTTGAACGAAATGGTGATGTGGTTGAAATGGCATCTTATGCGCCATTGTTTGGTCATGTAGATGGGTGGCAATGGTCGCCGGATCTAATTTGGGTGGATAATCTGCAGGTGTATGGTACACCTAGCTACCAGGTTCAAAAATTGTATGCAACCAACAGGGGTACAGCTATTATTCCGATTATGCGTGATGGTGAATCCGTTGCGGGCAAAGATAGTTTGTATGCATCTGCAGTTTATGACGAGGCTTCAAAGGAATTAATTGTGAAAGTTGTCAATTATAATAGTCAGCCAAAAAAAGTTAATCTTGATGTAGTTTCAAAGAAGAAACTAACGGCTACGGCACATCTTGTCACGCTGGCCAATGCCGACCTAAATGTCAGTAATAGCTTGGAAGAACCATTAAATATCCGTCCAAAGGAAAGTACTGTTGTTTATAATGGGAAAAAACTTGTTAACACTTTGGCACCATATTCCTTTACGCTGATTAGACTGTCTACGAAATAG